A region of Oceanicoccus sp. KOV_DT_Chl DNA encodes the following proteins:
- a CDS encoding cupin domain-containing protein: MIIRHLQDIPDSQVSHNAKISKKQILNNQLCPSLTQFSQATFPPGENAPSHCHADMTEVFFIQSGCGNIIIDQQHYPISGGTTITVQPGEFHELQNTGAEDLVVLYFGIVDQ; encoded by the coding sequence ATGATCATTCGTCATCTGCAAGACATTCCCGACAGCCAGGTTTCCCACAACGCAAAAATCAGTAAAAAACAAATACTGAATAATCAGCTGTGCCCAAGCCTGACTCAATTCTCCCAAGCCACATTCCCGCCCGGCGAAAATGCACCATCCCATTGCCATGCGGATATGACCGAAGTCTTTTTTATTCAATCAGGGTGCGGCAATATTATTATAGATCAACAGCACTACCCCATTAGTGGTGGCACCACGATAACGGTGCAACCTGGAGAGTTTCATGAACTGCAAAATACGGGTGCTGAGGACTTAGTAGTATTGTATTTTGGGATAGTGGATCAATAG
- a CDS encoding GDSL-type esterase/lipase family protein: protein MQSDFFGTILGKNSTHQQPEISPYYNRITKYHKRMDGSIPAGATLFIGDSVTQGLATSAIADVSVNFGIGSDTTLGVIKRLPFYKSIDRAKAVVIAIGVNDLKYRDNNSIVQNYQKILNYLPVDMPVVVSAILPVDERVESMPLTNERIIKLNAAIKALARNYKNVVFVDARDLLQGDAGSLKKAFHTGDGVHLSAAGYQVWISLLRNALSNT, encoded by the coding sequence ATGCAAAGCGATTTTTTCGGCACGATTCTTGGTAAAAATAGCACTCATCAACAGCCTGAGATATCACCCTATTACAATAGAATCACCAAATACCATAAACGTATGGATGGCTCGATCCCTGCCGGGGCGACGCTTTTTATTGGTGACAGCGTTACTCAGGGTTTGGCGACGTCTGCGATAGCTGATGTATCGGTCAATTTTGGCATTGGCTCCGATACAACACTCGGTGTTATTAAGCGGCTGCCCTTTTATAAGTCAATTGATAGAGCTAAAGCAGTAGTTATTGCTATTGGTGTAAATGATTTAAAGTATCGGGATAATAATAGTATCGTGCAAAACTATCAGAAAATATTAAACTATTTACCGGTAGATATGCCTGTTGTTGTAAGTGCAATATTGCCTGTAGATGAACGCGTCGAATCGATGCCATTAACTAACGAAAGAATAATAAAATTAAATGCTGCAATCAAAGCTCTGGCAAGAAATTATAAAAATGTTGTCTTTGTTGATGCTAGAGATTTACTTCAGGGTGATGCGGGTAGTTTAAAGAAAGCCTTTCATACTGGAGACGGGGTACATTTAAGTGCTGCAGGATATCAAGTATGGATTAGCTTGCTAAGAAATGCTTTGAGCAATACATGA
- a CDS encoding heme biosynthesis HemY N-terminal domain-containing protein: MKRLLIAVLIVLIVSALLVAAIEYDPGYVLISYGLYTIESTVWVGLGAFIVLFALCYGFFSVLRRAITGSSIVSNWISGRGFRRSQQQTTKGLIAFIEGNWQSSRNILVRAAAKSETPLINYLIAARASHALGDDKKLKEYLTKAEASASGASIAVGLTQAELQLRSGSYEQSLATLTRVRRNAGKHPHVLLLLKQAYQGLNDWQELLKLVPELKKYKVLSPEQLTALELTASKNSIIETAKLRNDVTAELHKLWKMLPKTAVKNSDVVAAYAERIIAAGEMVEAEKLIRKQLKKDWNIKLVDLYGRVEGEDAGKQLLHAESWLQERNNDASLLLCLGRLSLRNSLWGKAREYFEISLKLEESGDTCAELGRLLACLGEHEKSNEYFQQGLMLATHGLPQLPLPGRQ, encoded by the coding sequence ATGAAGCGACTACTGATTGCTGTTTTAATCGTTCTAATAGTATCTGCCCTGTTGGTAGCCGCTATCGAATATGATCCCGGTTATGTGTTGATAAGCTACGGGCTGTATACGATTGAAAGTACCGTGTGGGTAGGCTTGGGTGCATTTATCGTATTGTTTGCGTTGTGTTATGGCTTTTTCAGTGTGTTGCGCAGGGCTATTACCGGTAGCTCAATAGTGAGCAATTGGATTTCAGGTCGCGGTTTTCGTCGCAGTCAACAGCAAACCACCAAGGGTTTAATCGCATTCATTGAAGGTAATTGGCAAAGTTCAAGAAACATTTTAGTGCGCGCAGCGGCCAAGTCAGAAACCCCGCTGATTAACTACTTGATTGCAGCTCGAGCCAGTCACGCGCTAGGTGACGATAAAAAATTAAAAGAGTATTTAACCAAAGCCGAAGCCAGTGCCAGCGGGGCCAGTATTGCGGTAGGTTTGACTCAAGCCGAATTACAGTTGCGCAGCGGCAGTTATGAACAGAGTCTGGCCACCCTGACCCGGGTGCGTCGCAATGCCGGTAAACATCCCCATGTTTTATTGTTGTTAAAGCAGGCGTATCAAGGCTTGAATGACTGGCAAGAGTTATTGAAGTTAGTGCCGGAACTAAAAAAATACAAAGTGTTATCGCCAGAGCAGCTAACGGCACTGGAATTAACCGCGAGTAAAAACAGTATTATTGAAACCGCCAAGCTGCGCAATGATGTGACAGCAGAGTTACATAAGCTGTGGAAGATGTTACCCAAAACAGCGGTTAAAAATAGTGATGTAGTAGCAGCCTATGCTGAGCGTATTATCGCCGCAGGCGAAATGGTCGAAGCTGAAAAGCTTATCCGCAAACAACTGAAAAAAGATTGGAATATAAAGTTAGTGGACTTGTATGGCCGGGTAGAAGGTGAGGATGCCGGCAAGCAATTACTGCACGCGGAAAGTTGGTTGCAAGAACGCAATAATGACGCCAGCCTGTTATTGTGTTTAGGCCGCTTGAGTTTGCGTAATTCGCTGTGGGGTAAAGCGCGCGAATATTTTGAAATAAGTTTAAAGCTGGAAGAAAGTGGCGACACTTGTGCTGAATTGGGCCGGTTGTTGGCGTGCTTGGGCGAGCATGAAAAAAGCAATGAATACTTTCAGCAGGGGTTGATGCTGGCGACGCATGGTTTGCCGCAGTTGCCATTGCCGGGTAGGCAGTAG
- a CDS encoding uroporphyrinogen-III C-methyltransferase — MESDNKQPVATSTPAASSKVGKPSNRWAFISLVVALLAVAASAYLWQQSVLQHQQLQQSRTDITAAIQRLDSQLNKHSELQRELDQQRAESARQQQIDQQNIEALQQQQASQQKRLLAMSTTDRDDWLLAEVEYLIRLANQRLLMGKEVKGAADLLHAADEIVRSLNDSALHPVRKALAMDREALRVAGDVDIEGIYLRIGAIAEQAALLHLVSLEPFKPAVEEEIEADNWQQRVQTGFRAALNKLSQFIQINRRDEIYQPRLSPEYEAIVRQNIQLMFEQAQLAVLSGKQTMYSDSLAKAKQWLVRYYTLDKQATNRILANIEQVADQPITIDLPDISGSLRALNSYLETIHPLTPQLQTDDGAVQ, encoded by the coding sequence GTGGAATCAGATAATAAACAGCCAGTTGCGACAAGCACGCCGGCAGCGAGCAGTAAAGTGGGAAAACCGTCTAACCGATGGGCTTTTATTAGCCTGGTAGTGGCGTTATTAGCGGTCGCCGCCAGCGCTTATTTATGGCAGCAAAGTGTTTTGCAGCATCAGCAATTGCAGCAGAGTCGCACCGATATTACGGCGGCTATTCAGCGGTTGGATAGCCAGCTAAATAAGCACAGTGAATTACAAAGGGAGCTGGATCAACAGCGCGCTGAGAGTGCGCGCCAGCAGCAAATTGACCAGCAAAATATAGAGGCCTTGCAACAGCAGCAAGCAAGTCAACAAAAACGGTTGTTAGCGATGTCCACCACGGATCGCGATGACTGGTTGTTGGCAGAAGTTGAATATTTAATTCGTTTGGCGAATCAGCGCTTGTTGATGGGCAAAGAAGTAAAAGGCGCAGCGGATTTATTACATGCTGCCGATGAAATTGTTCGTAGTTTAAATGACAGTGCATTGCATCCGGTGCGCAAGGCGCTGGCGATGGATAGAGAAGCATTACGGGTGGCTGGCGATGTCGATATTGAAGGCATTTATTTGCGGATCGGTGCAATAGCAGAGCAGGCGGCGCTATTACATTTGGTTAGTCTGGAACCATTCAAACCAGCCGTTGAAGAAGAAATTGAAGCAGACAATTGGCAGCAGCGAGTGCAAACAGGTTTTAGGGCGGCGTTAAATAAGTTGAGTCAATTTATTCAAATAAATCGCCGCGATGAAATTTATCAGCCACGGTTATCGCCAGAGTATGAAGCGATAGTGCGGCAGAACATTCAGCTGATGTTTGAGCAAGCGCAACTTGCAGTGTTGTCCGGCAAGCAAACAATGTATAGCGATAGTCTGGCAAAAGCTAAACAGTGGTTGGTGCGCTATTACACCTTGGATAAACAGGCTACCAATCGAATATTGGCAAACATTGAGCAAGTGGCGGATCAGCCTATCACCATAGATTTGCCGGATATTTCCGGTTCTTTAAGAGCACTGAATTCGTATCTCGAAACCATTCATCCGTTGACGCCGCAGTTGCAAACTGATGACGGAGCGGTTCAGTAA
- a CDS encoding uroporphyrinogen-III synthase has protein sequence MVTSPAAALSSIIKQQKIDIICVNSTESLQSLMLLAADELSTLQSQTVLVPGLRVAEFARQQGFTNIIVADNASDQAVLARLLSLAK, from the coding sequence ATGGTTACATCGCCAGCAGCGGCGTTAAGCAGTATTATTAAACAGCAGAAGATTGATATTATCTGTGTGAACAGCACCGAAAGCTTACAGAGTTTAATGCTGCTGGCCGCGGATGAACTCAGTACTTTGCAAAGCCAAACCGTATTAGTACCGGGGCTGCGGGTGGCAGAATTTGCCAGGCAGCAGGGGTTTACCAACATCATTGTTGCGGATAATGCCAGTGATCAAGCGGTACTGGCGCGCTTGTTAAGCTTAGCTAAATAA
- a CDS encoding uroporphyrinogen-III synthase, translated as MTLAGLNILVTRPQGQAEKLLAGINAVGGHGIHYPVLEINALDTVEDAASYQRCKQLIMNLDQYQHIIFISTNAVSFGMDWINQYWPQLPVAIQWYGIGSSTVAGLLAAGCQ; from the coding sequence ATGACGCTGGCAGGGCTAAACATTTTAGTCACCAGACCACAGGGGCAAGCTGAGAAATTATTGGCGGGTATTAACGCCGTTGGTGGTCATGGTATTCACTACCCGGTGTTGGAAATTAACGCGCTGGATACTGTTGAGGATGCTGCCAGCTATCAGCGTTGCAAGCAGCTGATTATGAATCTGGATCAGTATCAGCATATTATTTTTATCAGTACCAACGCGGTTAGCTTTGGCATGGATTGGATCAATCAATATTGGCCACAGCTACCGGTAGCGATCCAGTGGTACGGTATTGGCAGTAGCACCGTTGCCGGTCTGCTAGCGGCGGGGTGCCAGTAA
- the hemC gene encoding hydroxymethylbilane synthase yields the protein MSEQLVRIATRESPLALWQAEFIKAELLALYPDITVELLGMTTKGDIFLDSPLSKIGGKGLFVKELEAALLEDRADIAVHSMKDVPMEFPEGLGLAIICEREDPTDAFVSNRYNSIEELPLGSRVGTSSLRRQSQLRASRPDLKVLDLRGNVNTRLRKLDEDQFDAIILATAGLLRLKMDDRIRTRIPVENSLPAGGQGAVGVETRVADQRLQKLLAPLHHQASAECVEAERALNLRLQGGCQVPIACFAITDPQNPEHLWLRGLVGNPDGSEILRSERRGPRDSAQSLGVAVAEELLAQGADKILQAVYNEKA from the coding sequence ATGTCTGAACAATTAGTCCGTATTGCTACCCGTGAAAGCCCGTTAGCGCTGTGGCAGGCTGAATTTATCAAAGCCGAGCTATTGGCTTTATACCCTGATATCACCGTTGAGTTATTGGGCATGACCACCAAGGGCGATATATTTCTGGATTCGCCCTTGTCAAAAATTGGTGGCAAAGGTTTGTTTGTTAAAGAGCTGGAAGCGGCATTGTTAGAAGATCGTGCCGACATTGCGGTGCATTCGATGAAAGATGTACCGATGGAGTTTCCCGAAGGCTTGGGCTTGGCTATTATTTGCGAGCGCGAAGACCCCACCGATGCGTTTGTCTCCAATCGCTATAACAGTATTGAAGAACTGCCCTTGGGCAGCCGCGTCGGCACCTCCAGTTTACGTCGGCAAAGTCAGTTGCGGGCCAGTCGCCCCGATTTAAAAGTGTTGGATTTGCGCGGCAATGTGAATACCCGATTGCGCAAACTGGATGAAGATCAATTTGATGCCATTATTCTTGCTACTGCTGGACTGCTGCGGTTAAAAATGGACGATCGAATCCGCACCCGTATCCCGGTAGAAAATAGTTTACCGGCGGGAGGCCAGGGGGCCGTGGGCGTTGAAACGAGAGTCGCGGATCAGCGCCTACAAAAATTACTCGCGCCCTTGCACCATCAAGCCAGTGCCGAATGTGTAGAGGCGGAGCGCGCGCTGAATTTGCGTTTACAAGGTGGTTGTCAGGTGCCTATTGCCTGTTTTGCTATTACTGATCCACAAAATCCGGAACATTTATGGCTGCGTGGTTTGGTGGGTAATCCTGACGGCAGTGAAATTTTACGTAGTGAACGGCGTGGACCAAGAGACTCGGCACAGTCTTTGGGGGTGGCAGTAGCGGAAGAATTACTCGCGCAAGGGGCGGATAAAATTCTGCAAGCTGTCTATAACGAAAAGGCTTAG
- a CDS encoding LytTR family DNA-binding domain-containing protein: MKVLIVDDEPLARTRLVRLLEQQGGYEVVAEADNGEQAIAACNEHEPDVLLMDIRMPVMDGLQAARHLAGSEQPPAVIFCTAYNDYALDAFEANAVDYLLKPVNREKLALALAKAQKLNRVQISALIESSNQQDPVAANSQRQHISAKTSRGIELIPVEQVRYFLADQKYVTVYYVTEAGGALKEVLIDDPLKELEREFTGVFVRIHRNALVAVQHIQGLEKTDEGMQLKLAGAVTGPIVSRRHQAEVRKLLHAL; this comes from the coding sequence TTGAAAGTATTGATCGTGGATGATGAACCGTTGGCGCGTACTCGCTTGGTGCGGTTACTGGAGCAGCAAGGGGGCTACGAGGTGGTGGCCGAAGCCGATAACGGCGAGCAGGCGATAGCCGCCTGTAATGAACACGAGCCTGATGTGTTGCTGATGGATATTCGCATGCCGGTGATGGATGGCTTGCAGGCCGCCAGACACTTGGCGGGCAGCGAACAACCTCCGGCTGTTATTTTTTGTACGGCCTATAACGATTATGCGCTGGATGCCTTTGAGGCTAATGCGGTGGACTACCTGTTAAAGCCGGTGAATCGAGAAAAATTAGCGCTGGCACTGGCCAAAGCGCAAAAGTTGAACCGGGTACAAATCAGCGCCTTGATTGAAAGTTCGAACCAGCAGGATCCGGTGGCGGCGAATAGTCAGCGCCAGCATATATCCGCCAAGACCAGCCGTGGTATTGAATTGATCCCGGTGGAGCAGGTGCGTTATTTTCTGGCAGATCAAAAATACGTCACTGTTTACTATGTAACTGAAGCAGGTGGTGCGCTCAAGGAAGTGTTGATCGATGACCCCTTAAAAGAATTGGAGCGGGAATTTACCGGTGTGTTTGTTCGTATTCATCGCAATGCCCTAGTGGCTGTGCAGCACATTCAAGGGTTGGAAAAAACTGATGAAGGGATGCAATTGAAGTTGGCCGGTGCAGTGACTGGCCCGATAGTGAGTCGCCGTCATCAGGCCGAGGTTCGCAAGTTATTGCACGCACTGTGA
- a CDS encoding sensor histidine kinase has protein sequence MLSTDFIGGHGDQCAGAGVIGGALNGGGWPVDGGRLLTHILICAVLAGIALRYFYLTQQLRLNQRAELQARIQALQSRIRPHFLFNSMNIIASLIAVDQEAAETAVEDLAGLFRASLAEAETQVTLAEELELCRRYTRIEQLRLGQRLQLDWQVDQVPQQLKIPSLSVQPLLENAIYHGIQQLPAGGTVAIAARYAQGVFTLSITNPSPLNRCARAVVINWHWTIFTGACKLCMAPRRDW, from the coding sequence ATGTTATCTACTGATTTTATTGGTGGTCACGGTGACCAGTGTGCTGGGGCAGGGGTTATTGGGGGCGCATTAAACGGTGGAGGCTGGCCAGTGGATGGGGGGCGCTTGCTGACGCATATTTTGATCTGTGCGGTACTGGCGGGTATTGCCCTGCGTTATTTTTATCTCACCCAGCAATTGCGCTTGAATCAGCGGGCAGAATTACAGGCCCGTATTCAGGCACTGCAATCCCGCATTCGGCCACACTTTCTGTTTAATAGCATGAATATTATCGCCAGCTTGATAGCGGTGGATCAGGAGGCGGCGGAGACAGCGGTAGAAGATTTGGCCGGCTTGTTTCGCGCCAGTCTGGCGGAGGCTGAAACCCAGGTCACACTGGCGGAAGAGCTGGAGTTGTGTCGTCGTTACACCCGTATTGAGCAACTGCGGCTGGGACAGCGTCTGCAATTGGACTGGCAGGTCGACCAGGTGCCCCAGCAATTGAAAATCCCCAGTTTGTCGGTACAGCCTTTATTGGAGAACGCTATTTACCACGGTATTCAGCAATTACCTGCCGGTGGTACCGTGGCCATTGCTGCCCGCTATGCACAGGGGGTTTTTACTCTGAGTATCACCAACCCGTCGCCGCTGAACCGGTGCGCACGGGCAGTGGTAATCAACTGGCATTGGACAATATTCACCGGCGCTTGCAAGCTTTGTATGGCGCCAAGGCGGGACTGGTGA
- the argH gene encoding argininosuccinate lyase, whose product MTDQDQAIKPWGGRFSEPTDAFVERFTASVEFDKRMYHHDINGSLAHAQMLTKVGVLSADELDQIQTGLEAIRSEVEAGEFQWSVTLEDVHMNIEARLTDKIGITGKKLHTGRSRNDQVATDIRLYLRDEIDTISKELTRLQQGLIALATQHADTIMPGFTHLQTAQPVTFGHHLLAWNEMLERDYGRLIDCRKRVNQSPLGAAALAGTTYPIDRAMTAQLLGFEAPTENSLDSVSDRDFAIEFTAFASLVMTHLSRFSEELVLWTSAQFNFINLPDRFCTGSSIMPQKKNPDVPELVRGKVGRVNGHLISLLTLMKSQPLAYNKDNQEDKEPLFDTIDTIKDCLKAYADMVPAIEPKKAVMLEAARRGFSTATDLADYLVRKGMPFRDAHEVVGKSVAYGVAEEKDLSEMSLQELQQFSDIISDDVFEVLTLEGSVAARDHIGGTAPKQVKSAAERATQKLQQR is encoded by the coding sequence ATGACTGATCAGGATCAAGCCATCAAACCCTGGGGCGGCCGCTTTAGCGAACCCACCGATGCTTTTGTCGAACGTTTTACCGCCTCGGTAGAGTTTGATAAGCGCATGTACCACCATGATATCAATGGCTCGCTAGCCCATGCGCAAATGCTCACCAAAGTGGGGGTGCTTAGCGCTGATGAATTGGACCAGATTCAAACCGGTTTGGAAGCGATTCGCAGCGAAGTGGAAGCCGGGGAATTTCAGTGGTCAGTAACGCTGGAAGACGTGCACATGAATATTGAAGCGCGGCTCACCGACAAGATTGGTATCACCGGTAAGAAATTACACACCGGGCGCTCGCGCAATGATCAGGTGGCTACTGACATCAGACTCTATCTTCGGGACGAAATCGACACTATCAGCAAAGAACTGACCCGCCTGCAACAGGGCTTGATCGCTCTGGCCACGCAACATGCCGATACCATCATGCCCGGTTTTACCCATTTACAAACCGCGCAACCGGTAACATTTGGCCATCATTTATTAGCGTGGAATGAAATGCTGGAGCGCGATTACGGCCGGCTGATCGATTGCCGCAAGCGGGTAAACCAATCGCCATTAGGAGCCGCAGCTCTGGCTGGCACCACTTACCCCATCGACCGGGCCATGACTGCGCAGCTATTGGGCTTTGAAGCACCCACGGAAAACTCACTGGATTCAGTCAGCGACCGCGACTTCGCCATAGAGTTTACCGCCTTTGCCAGCTTAGTAATGACTCACTTATCCCGCTTCAGCGAAGAGCTGGTACTGTGGACTTCAGCCCAGTTTAACTTTATCAATCTGCCCGACCGCTTCTGTACTGGCTCATCGATCATGCCGCAGAAGAAAAACCCCGATGTACCTGAACTGGTGCGGGGCAAAGTCGGCCGGGTCAACGGCCATTTGATTTCACTGCTCACCCTGATGAAGTCACAGCCACTGGCCTACAACAAAGATAATCAGGAAGACAAAGAACCCTTATTCGACACTATCGACACCATCAAGGATTGCCTCAAAGCCTATGCCGATATGGTGCCCGCCATCGAACCGAAAAAAGCCGTCATGCTGGAAGCGGCGCGCCGTGGTTTTTCTACCGCCACCGATTTGGCCGATTATTTAGTCCGCAAAGGCATGCCCTTCCGCGATGCCCATGAAGTCGTTGGCAAGTCAGTGGCTTATGGCGTAGCTGAGGAAAAAGACTTGTCTGAAATGTCACTGCAGGAATTACAGCAGTTCAGCGACATTATCAGCGATGATGTGTTCGAGGTGCTGACACTGGAAGGCTCAGTAGCGGCTCGTGACCATATTGGCGGAACTGCACCCAAACAAGTTAAATCCGCCGCAGAACGCGCCACCCAAAAATTGCAGCAGCGTTAA
- a CDS encoding type II toxin-antitoxin system RelE/ParE family toxin, protein MAKVMPRIIREYIQPSGRKPFRDWLLSLKDAKARVKLTIAIRRMETGHFGDTKALGDGLQEHRLFYGPGYRIYYTLEKDEIIILFAGSSKADQNRAISKAKQYLTEYKKGGSHAPYTRF, encoded by the coding sequence ATGGCTAAAGTTATGCCCCGAATCATTCGTGAATATATTCAACCCAGTGGCAGGAAACCATTCAGGGATTGGCTGCTGTCATTAAAGGATGCCAAAGCCAGAGTGAAACTCACTATCGCAATTAGGCGAATGGAGACGGGTCACTTTGGCGATACTAAAGCACTGGGAGATGGCTTACAGGAACACCGGCTATTCTATGGCCCAGGCTATCGTATCTATTACACCTTAGAAAAGGACGAAATTATTATCCTTTTTGCCGGTAGCTCTAAAGCCGATCAAAACCGAGCCATAAGCAAAGCCAAGCAATACTTAACCGAGTATAAAAAAGGAGGATCACATGCCCCTTACACGAGATTTTAA
- a CDS encoding DNA-binding protein, producing MPLTRDFKETVMEACQDPEFRFHLIQEAIGVYLNGEVQVGNALLRDYINATGCADQIASEIGVAVPSLRRMLSAKGNPTAKNLLHIIRICRQREGLDDKALFRAA from the coding sequence ATGCCCCTTACACGAGATTTTAAAGAAACGGTGATGGAAGCCTGCCAGGACCCGGAATTCCGCTTTCACCTAATTCAAGAAGCCATCGGGGTCTACCTCAACGGCGAAGTCCAGGTGGGCAATGCCCTGCTCAGGGACTATATCAACGCCACCGGTTGTGCCGACCAAATCGCCAGTGAAATCGGTGTCGCAGTACCCAGCCTGCGACGAATGCTCAGCGCCAAAGGCAATCCCACCGCCAAAAACCTGCTGCATATTATCCGCATTTGCCGGCAGCGCGAGGGGCTGGATGACAAAGCCTTGTTCCGTGCCGCCTAA
- a CDS encoding DUF3187 family protein, with amino-acid sequence MKNKINKLLASVLLVPAVVISAAAADRLNDPYVITSRSPFVQIYGLPAAQGAELQGSGQWSGGLQIDVSNNFAENDSASEQVFIDGETHRVNLQGRYGLNEKWELGIDVPYLSHKSGGLDSFIDDWHDFWGFPDGDRPAFPQDQLQFSYQNAAGDSVLLNEPEAGVGDVSLSAAYQLSNNDDQYWALRAAVKIPTGDADSLLGSESTDISLALNFSDQQLGQSAFAFHGSAGVMFMDDGEVLSELREDWVVFGSSTLSWLYSSAVSLKLQLDVHSAFYDSGLTELGDDSAQLIIGGAIRLSEHWLLDLAVSEDIAVDTAPDVVFHIGVKAVEW; translated from the coding sequence ATGAAAAATAAAATCAATAAGCTGTTAGCCAGCGTGCTGTTAGTGCCAGCGGTTGTGATCAGTGCAGCGGCGGCTGATCGCCTGAATGATCCTTATGTGATTACCAGCCGCAGCCCATTTGTGCAGATTTATGGTTTACCCGCAGCGCAGGGTGCTGAGCTGCAAGGTAGTGGGCAGTGGAGTGGCGGCTTACAAATTGATGTCTCCAATAACTTTGCCGAGAATGATAGCGCCAGCGAGCAGGTGTTTATCGACGGCGAGACCCATCGCGTCAATCTGCAAGGCCGCTACGGTTTGAATGAAAAGTGGGAGCTGGGTATAGATGTCCCTTACCTCAGCCATAAAAGTGGTGGGCTAGACAGCTTTATCGATGACTGGCATGACTTCTGGGGTTTCCCCGATGGTGACCGCCCCGCCTTTCCGCAGGATCAATTACAGTTTAGCTACCAAAATGCCGCTGGCGATAGCGTGCTGTTGAATGAGCCGGAGGCGGGTGTAGGGGATGTTAGCCTGAGCGCGGCCTACCAATTATCTAACAACGACGATCAATATTGGGCGTTACGAGCGGCGGTAAAAATCCCCACCGGCGATGCCGATTCGCTGTTAGGTTCGGAGTCTACCGATATTTCCCTGGCACTTAATTTTAGCGATCAGCAGTTAGGCCAATCGGCTTTTGCGTTTCATGGCAGCGCCGGCGTAATGTTTATGGATGACGGTGAAGTGTTATCTGAACTACGAGAAGACTGGGTAGTATTTGGCTCCTCAACACTGAGTTGGTTATACAGTTCTGCGGTGAGTTTAAAATTACAGTTAGACGTGCATTCGGCGTTTTACGATAGTGGGCTGACTGAGTTGGGTGATGATTCTGCGCAATTGATTATCGGCGGCGCTATTCGTTTGTCGGAGCATTGGTTGTTGGATTTGGCAGTGAGTGAGGATATTGCGGTTGATACGGCGCCGGATGTGGTTTTTCATATTGGGGTTAAGGCGGTGGAGTGGTAG